The DNA sequence GGGTGAAGTGCGCGCTGCTGTCGTGGATGGCGTTCAAGGACGCCGCGGCACGCGCCGGGGTGGGCGTGGGCCCCGAGGCGAAGGCGAATCATCAATACAGCGCGGCGGCGTCCCAGGCCGGTGCCGGGCGGAACGAGGGGGCGGCATGAGCGAGGACGAGACCACCACGACGCCGGAGACCGGCGCGGTGGCGACCGACAGCCCGGTGACGCCGGCCAACGGCAAGGCCGCCGTCGGCGACATCGAGGAGGCGATGAAGGACGTCGTCGACCCCGAGCTGGGCATCAACGTGGTCGACCTGGGTCTGGTGTACGGCGTGCACGTGGACGACGAGAACGTGGCCACGCTGGACATGACGCTGACCTCGGCGGCGTGCCCGTTGACCGACGTGATCGAGGACCAGACCCGGCAGGCGCTGACCACCGGCCCGGGCGGCGGTCTGGTGAACGACATCCGGATCAACTGGGTGTGGCTGCCGCCGTGGGGCCCCGACAAGATCACCGACGAGGGGCGGGACCAGCTCCGCTCGCTCGGCTTCAACGTCTGACCCGTTCCGCGGGTCACCATGCGAGGGCGCGGCCCCCTTCCCGGGGCGCCGCGCCCCGCGTCCGCCACCCCACCCCACCCACCCCACCCGCCCCACCCCCTCCGCCCCACCCCCTCCGCCCCACCCCCTCCGCCCCGCCCGCTCCGCCCCGCCCGCTCCGCCCCGCCCGCTCCGCCCCGCCCGCTCCGCCCCGCCCGCCCCGCCCGCCCCGCCCGCTCCGCCCCGCCCGCTCCGCCGTGCCGCTCCGCCGTGCCCCTCCGCCCTCCGCCCCGCCCCCTCCGCCCCGCCCCCTCCGCGCCGCAGATTCACGGAAAGAGGCCCTTTCCCGCCCCTGATAGGGCCTCTTTCCGTGAATCTGCGGGCGCTGGGTGGAGTGGGTCGGTGGGCGAGGTGGGGCGGGGTGGGTCGTGGGTGGGGTGGGTCGGTGGCGGGGTGGGTCGGGGCGTGGTGGGCGGGCGGCGGGGTGGTGGGGCGGGCGGCTGGGGGTGCGGGGAAATGGGTGGTGGAGAGGGCGGGGCGGGGCGGAGGATGAGCGGGTGATCGAGGCGTACCCGAAGCAGGTTCCTGTCCGCATGGCGACCGCCGCGCGTCGACAGCGCACCGCGCCGCGGGTCGCCCCACGTCACCGTCCGCCGTCGTGACCGGGGCGTTCCTCGCCGGTCTGCTGGCCGGCTACGGCGTCGCCGTGCCGGTCGGCGCGATCGCGATCCTCATTCTCGGCCTGAGCGCCCGTGCCGGTTTCCGCGTCGGTGCTGCCGCGGCGCTCGCGGTGGCCACCGCCGACGGGCTCTACGCCGCGCTGGCCGCACTGGGTGGCGCCGGGCTGGCCGGGGTGCTGGCCCCGGTGGCCGGGCCGCTGCGGGTGGTGGCCGCGCTGGTGCTGCTCGGCATCGCCGGCCATGGCCTGTGGCGGGCCTGGTCCGGCCGGCGGGCCCGGGTGGTCACCGAGGCGCCGGCCGGACGCGGCCTGCACACCCCGGTCCGGGCGTACGCGGCGCTGCTCGGGTTGACGCTGCTGAACCCGGCCACGGTGCTCTACTTCGCCGCGCTGGTGCTCGGCCGCCGGGACGCCGCCGACCCGGACCCGACCGCCGCCGCGTTGTTCGTGGCCGGCGCGTTCCTGGCGTCGGCGAGCTGGCAACTGCTGGTGGCCGGCGGCGGGTCGATGGTCGGTCGCGCGCTGGCCGGCCCGCGTGGTCGCCTGGTCACCGGTGTGGTGTCCAGCGTCCTGATCGCCGGCCTGGCGGCGGCCACCCTGTGGTCCGGCTGACCCGCGCCGGCCAGCCGTCCGGTGGGGCCGCTGAGCCGTGCCGTCGCGCCGTTCGACCGCGCCGGCCGGCGTGCCCGGGCCGGGCGTGTCGTACCGTCGTGGCATGAGCAGCCGACCCGCAGCCGGGGGAGGCCGG is a window from the Micromonospora sp. DSM 45708 genome containing:
- a CDS encoding LysE family transporter; protein product: MTGAFLAGLLAGYGVAVPVGAIAILILGLSARAGFRVGAAAALAVATADGLYAALAALGGAGLAGVLAPVAGPLRVVAALVLLGIAGHGLWRAWSGRRARVVTEAPAGRGLHTPVRAYAALLGLTLLNPATVLYFAALVLGRRDAADPDPTAAALFVAGAFLASASWQLLVAGGGSMVGRALAGPRGRLVTGVVSSVLIAGLAAATLWSG
- a CDS encoding metal-sulfur cluster assembly factor, whose product is MSEDETTTTPETGAVATDSPVTPANGKAAVGDIEEAMKDVVDPELGINVVDLGLVYGVHVDDENVATLDMTLTSAACPLTDVIEDQTRQALTTGPGGGLVNDIRINWVWLPPWGPDKITDEGRDQLRSLGFNV